The sequence AGCGGCATTCCCCGCAGAAGCGGCATTCCCCGCAGAAGCGGCATTCCCCGCAGAAGCGGCATTCCCCGTCGAAATGCCGTTTCCTATGAGAAAAAAGAAAGGTGGTATTTCATGAAAGGTAATCCAATACAAAAAAGCGTGAATTACAAGGTGTTTTTGTTTTGTCTTGTTCTTTTAACTGGAGGTATTTTCTCGCTTTCGGCGCAACAACTTGGAGATGTCAACCGGGACGGTACTGTCAATATCGTCGATGCCCTCCTGGTTGCACAGTATTATGTGGGCCTTGGCCCTTCGAATTTTTCACTTCAGGCGGCTGATACAAATTGTGACGGCGCCGTCACTATCGTCGATGCACTTCTGATCGCCCGGTATTATGTCGGGCTTATCTCCGAGTTCCCGTGCGGAGAAACACCTGAACCGACAAACCCGCAGGCGACCGCTCCGCCCCAGGTAACGCCGGTTCAAACCCCCGCCGGCAGCGTTCCGACGCCGGGAAGCCTGAATTCCCTCGGCGCGGCAAAAATCAGGCTGAACCAGGCAGGGTATGAGTCGGATGATGATTACAAGGTCGCCGTTGTCGCCGGTTCCGGCGGCACCTTTACCATATACGATGTGATGACGGGAAGCAGTGTCTTTTCAGGTTCCTGTTCGAGTCTCGGTTCGGACAGCGCAACCGGTGAAACACTCTACGCCGCAGACTTTTCAGACCTGACAACACCTGGTACTTATTATATGACGGCGGGAAACGAACCCTCACCCCAATTCGAGATACGGGACGATATGTACGGCAAAGTCCTTTACTATACACTCAGGGTTTACGGAGCCAACCGCTGCGGACCGTATGATTCCTGGATCCATGATCACTGTCATACCCTCGACGGGAGTATCCTCGGAAGCGGCAGGGCGGGGGAACTCGCCGGAGGATGGCATGACTGCGGCGACCATGTCAAGTTCGGCGGGACTTTGGGCTATGCCGCGGCAATGCTTCTCTATTCATATATCGCGTTCCCCGACAGCTTTGGCGATGTGTATGGCATGAGCTATAACGGAACGTACGACAGTCCACAACCGGACGGAATTCCCGATGTCCTCAATGAAGCGAAAGTGGCAACGGATTATCTACTCAACCTCTACGATGCCTCTGTGCAGGACGGTCTCATATCATCCAACAGGATGTACTATCAGGTCGGGGACGGAGACGACGACCACTCGTGGTGGCATAAACCGGAATACCAGGACGACTTCGGACAGTCAAAGGGCGGGGCGCCCCGTGAAGTATGGAGCGACATTACTTCCGGCGTTGCGGGCCGGTTCGCCGCTTCCCTTGCCATGATGGCGATTGTCTATGACCGCCACGACGCGTCATATGCCTCACGATGCCTTGATGCGGCGGAGGACATTTATAAAATCGGCGCTGCCAGGTACGGTCAAAGCGGTTATTCCGGCGGTAAGGGGTACTACCAGGCAGACGGCCGGATGGACGATGACATGGCCTTCGCGGGTATCATGCTCTACCGGGCGACCGGGGATGATTATTATATCAACGATTCGACCGGTGCGGCGTACTGGATGCATGTCGAGAACAAGTGGCAGTTTGCCGCATATTACGTGCTTTCATTCCCCAATATCTTTGCCCTCGCACTTCACTCATACCATCAACACGCGCCGACCGTCGATAATAGCGAACCGGAAGTCGATACACTCATCGTCACGAAAGACGAATGTATCGAATGGCTGAAACTCGATGTGAACGAGTCCGCAGCCGCAGCCGACGTTTACGGCAGAAAATGGGATTACGGCTGGGGAACGTGCCGGTACATGATGGGTGTCGCCGCGACGGCGGCTCTGGCGCACGATCTCGATCCTTCGGACGACAGTATGCTTAAGATCGCGAAAGATCAGATGAACTGGGTGTTCGGACGAAACCAGTTCGGTATGAGTTTTGTCGTGGGAAATGCCGATGACCGATGGTTGACGAAATATCCGCAGCATCCCCACCACAGGGCGGCCAATCCGGACGGCAAAAATGTGCCTGAACTCTCCTCGTATGCCGCTACTGAACTCACCGGTGCGACGATCGGCGGACCATCGGGAGCGACGGCGTTCAGTGACAAATGGGATGACTATACATCCACCGAAACCGGTATCGATTACTGGGCGGGAACCTTTTTTACGGCCGCATATTTTATAAAGGAATAAGGGGATTCATAATAACCGTATATAAAGCGTATGGCCTTATGAATGCCGGCCGTACGCTTTTTTTATCGACGCTATCGGAAAAGTCATCCCTTTTTTCCCCTAAATTGAGTATAATCGAATCATCTTATACTGAACATATGTAACGTAATAAAAAATAATATTCATCAAAAAGTTTTCATATACCAGGAACGATTGAATAATATCTGAATATTGAGAAAAATAGTTGATGATTATAGTGATTTTCAATAAAATTGTGTTTAAAAGCTATTGACAGATTATATAAAGACGTGTAGAAATAATGCCAACGGTAATTTTTACACATAAAAGATATGAAACACGTAAGAAAAAAGTTAAGAAACAGTTTCTTCCTCCGCTTTTTTTCCTTTATAAACAGCAACAATAAAATAACAAGGGGTATAAAACGGGAAATACCTGTACACGCACGGGAAAACGGTACCGGAAAAACACATGATCGCCCCTTTTCAGGCCGCTGAAAGGGAAAAGGGAGGCATACAGGTTAAACGTCTGTCGGGTTTACCTGTTTTATGCGTAATTATACATAACAGGCGTTATTATTTGCATATTTATTTACGCCAATCGGATTACAGTAAATAGTTATGCAAAAAAGATGATAAACCCGAAAGGCTTTTATGGAGGAACGGGTGTGACCGGATACTGCTTGTTTCATAATAAGATGAACAAGCCATACTGTAAATGGGTAATAACGGCGTATCCGGACGGATACGTTTATAGCGGTATCAAAGGGCAGTTCGTGTCAACTGTCCACAAAAAATCTAAGGAGGTTTTCCTATGAAAAAAGCATTAATAATGTTATTAGTGTTGGTCGTGCTGGGAGCCACTGCGTTTGCCGGAACCCAGCCAAAAGGCGACCAGAAAGTCGTTGTGAAGGCGATGGCGTATGGTGACAATTCCAATCAGGAAGGGCAAAACTGGGTTCGTATCGTTGAGGCATTTGAAAAAGAAAATCCGAATATCGATATCCAGTATGAAATGCTTTATGATGAAGCATATCACCAGAAAGTAACCGCCCGTTTGGCTTCAGGCGATGTCCCCCATCTGGCTTACATGGGCGCTGATGCACGCTGGGGTCTTCCGTGGAAAGAAGCCGGCCAGCAGGTCGATCACAGACCGTTCATGGACACAAATTACTATGACATGAGTCTGATTCCCGATATGGGTCCGAACGGCGAGATTTATGAAATTCCTCTCGGAACGTCAAACATCTGTACAGTTCTTTACATGAACAAAAAACTCGTGGAATCACTCGGTTTCACCACACCGACGACCTACGAAGATCTCGTTGCAATGGTTCCCAAAGCCAAGGCAGCCGGTCTCGATGTTGTCTCGATCGACGGCGCGGACGGATGGGCATGGGGTTCATGTCTTATGTCTTGTATTATCGCACGTCTTTCAGGCGACGCGCACTGGGTTTCCAAAGCCGTTGACGGCCAGAACAAGTTCACGGACAAGGTATTCGTCGACTCACTCGCGATGATCACACGGATGAGAAAAGACGGCGTCATTTCCGAAAAAGCGGTACTCGTTGACTATGGCGCCAATATTTCCAATTTCAGCACGGAAAAGGCCCTTTTCATGGTTCAGGGACAGTGGGCTGCCGGCGGTATCGATCCGACCGTTGCCGACAATACCCTCATGCTCGCATGGCCGAAGTTCCCGGGTGAAAAAGCAAATATGGCCGGTTCTGTTGCAGCGGCTATCCAGGTCGGTTACGGCATTACCAAGGCCGGCGCTGCCGATCCCGCCGTTCGCGACGCGGCCCTCAAGTTCGTCAAATACTTCTACAGCGAACCGGAGACGACACAGCGGCTGAGAGACGGCGCCATCGTTGCTCCTATTCTTAAAAACTACAAAGTGCCCGACGATCTTCCGAGTATAGTAAAGCAGAAAGTCAGCCTCGCACAGAACGCACAGAACACCGACGTTATCGACGCTTTCTTAAGCGGTGCTCCGAACGACGCACTCAATGCCGGTATGCAGAAAATCGCTTCCGGTACGGCAACGGCACAGGATGTTGCTAATGAGGTTCAGTCACTCCTTAAATAGAGTTGACTAATAAATCTGTTTCTTTTGAAATGAAAAAGGGGGAGCGGAAAATGCTCCCCCTTTATTTGGGGGACTTAATCGATGAAAACGCGTAATTACAAAATGATTCTGACATATATCGGATTTGTCGGACCTGCGCTTCTGATTTATCTATTCATCATCGCCTATCCGATCGTCTATTCGGTGTGGCTCAGTTTTACGGATTTCAATCCGACGGTCCGTGGGGGGGCCTGGAATTTTATCGGATTTCTTCAATATAATACGATGTTTACCGATCCGCTTTTCTGGCATGCTTTCAAAAACAACATGATCGTTGTTGCGGTATCCGTTTTCGGACAAATACCGATCGGATTTATCCTTGCGTATATCCTTTTCCGAAAACAGATACGGTCACGAAGCTTTTTCCAGTCCATGGTGTTTCTTCCCCAGTTTCTCTCGACGATCGTCATCGGGATACTTTTTAAACGTCTCTTTCAGGCGGACGGCCCTATCGCCGTATTGATCCAGACACTTTCGCATAATCCGGCCGCCCAATTCGATCTGATGATCAAACCGGAGACGGTCATGATTCCCATCGGGTTCGCCCTCATCTGGATGTACACGGGATTTTATATGCTGATTTTTCTGGCCAATCTTCAAAAGATCGACGATTCGATGATCGAGGCGGCGCAGATCGACGGGGCTTCGGAACCCCAGATATTCGTAAAAATCATGGTACCGGTGTTGTCGACCGCAATTTTGATCGCGGTCATTCTCGCGATTGCCGGTTCGTTACGCGGTTTCGAACTTATCTTCGGGATGACCACCCGCGGTATTACACGACGCAACGCGATGGTGCTCCCTATTTTTATGTATCAAACCGCTTTTGAAGATTACAGAAATCCGATGCGGTTTGCCTATGGAAGCGCGATTTCAAACGCGATTGTCTTGATAAGCGTGACGCTCATTCTCTTGAGTAATTTTATTGCAAATCGATTGGGTGTCGGGGAGGAGCATAAATATGGGTGATCAAAAGGTTAACGGTCATTCAGCGGGAAACAAAATCATGAACGCCGTCAAGACATTTTTTACGTGGTTCATGGGCATATACAAACGCAGCAGACTCTGTACGATCCTTCTTTTTGCAGCCGGGATCATCGCGGGGATCATCACCGTCGTCGGTATAAAAGACAAATCAATCTTCGAGATGATGTTTGTGTGGATTGCCACCGTTGTCGTTTATACGATAGCCGGGGCCGTCATCGATATCATTTTCAATATTTTCAAAATAAACAGGTTTACCACAAAGGTGATTTCCTATATCGTATTTGTTTCATGGACTATCATCACCGTTATTCCCCTCATATGGATGCTCTATACATCGTTCAAATCAAATGAAGAGATAACGCTGAATCCGTTCTCTCTTCCCCACGACCTGTTCGACAATTATAATGACGAATATGTCGTTATTCCTCCCCAGTTGAATGTCATTCCGGATTATGACATCGATATCGACAAGCGGGAGCGGCTTATTGTCGAATCGACGACGATCGCCCCGCAGCGCCGTTTGATGGTATTTTTTCTGGTAAAAGAGGAGCTGCCGCCCGAAATCGCGAATCTCAAAGTCGGAGAACGGCTTTCAGTATCACAGCTTCCGTTTCACATGCAGCTGAAGATCAGCTGGGACACGATATGGTTTAATTTTATTTCATCCTTCAACCGCGGGGGACTTGGATTCAAGTTTATCAATAGTGTTCTATATTCCGGCGTTTCGACTTTTTTCATCATCATCCTGGGATTGATGGTCGGTTTTGCGTTGAGCAAGATGAAGTTCCCCCGGATGTCGTTCTTTATCGGGGGTCTTATCGGCCTCGGTTATCTTTTGAGTATCAATTCGGTCATTATACCGTTGTTTCTCATGTTATCATCGGTCAACCTGACCGATACCCATTTCGGTATTATCCTTGTCTATATCGCGTTCGGATTGCCGATGTCCGTCATGCTTTCCACCCAGTTTCTCGGCGGACTCCCCGACAGTCTCATCGAATCGGCCCATATCGACGGGGCGTCGACCATGCATACCTTTATCAGTATCATTCTGCCCATGTCGATTCCTGTCGCCGTTACGATCGGGATTATCCAGGCCCTCGGGATATGGAACGAGTTCCTCCTCGTTCTGGTCCTCGCGAGTTCCGAGTCGACAAAATCGCTCCCCGTCGGGGTCTTCTCGTTTTCCAGTCAGACGAGTACCCAGTACGGCTGGCAGATCGCCGCGCTTGTGATCGCGGTTCTCCCGGCGATGATAATATATTTTATCTTCAACAAACAGATATCAAAGGGTGTTGTGGCAGGAGCAATCAAGGGGTAGCATGAACGAAATTCTGCCGTAAAAACATGTGTTTATTCATGAAACACGCTATATCACCGTTAATTATTACAGGCATACTCTTTCTTCTTTGCTCATTCATACTTCTGATCCTCTGCTTTTACGGGCCGATCGTGCTTGATGTGAAATCCACTGTTTTTATATATCCACTGTATTGCGTCAAAGAAGGCCCGGAAATCGACCTAATACGAACACAATTTTCGCGCCGGCTTGACGGATCGAGAAGGTATATCGTGATCGAACGGGAATACGCCGAAAGAGAACTCGAGCGGAACGGAACGACACTCGCTGAAGTCATGAAAACCCCTTCGAGCGCGCGGTATGCTGAAGCTGCAAAAATAATCGGCGCAGACAAGTTTATTATGGGTTATATATATATCTTTGAAGACTCATATGAGTTGTTCGTCAATGTCCACATTACAAAGCTGGCCGAAGGCGTGCTGAAAGAAAAAGTTACGGCCGGAAGCGCGGAGGAGTTGATCGCGAAAATACCGGTATTGATCGGAAAGCTTGACGGTAGTGAAAAAAACTATTCCCTGCCGGAAATACTCTACTTTTTCGCACTGTTTTTTCATGCACTTTTCGGCATGTTTCTTCTCGTACAAGGATTTCATATCCCGTTCATCCGTGAAAGGGATCGTCTTGCCCGAACAATTGACAGGTTATCGATGCGGATACCGGAATTGCTGCTGATGTACTCACTCCTGCTTTTTATTTTCTCCTATATTTATGCCTCAAACGCAAATATGGACTATGTGCAGAAATTCATGGCAACGGGCGGGAAAGTACACCTGGCGACAAGTACCGAACAGGAACGATTGAACGCCGTCTTCAGGTATATGCCGCTTCTCGGTTTGAGTTGTTACTGTTTCATCTGGATGAGAGTAAAGCGGAAACGATTGGGAATGGAGAACATCATTAACGGGGACTTCAGAGTATTATGGGCTTTTCCGCTAACCGTCTTCTCCGCGCTGCTCGCCTCCCTCTCCCTTCCGAATTTTCTCGATATCTCAGGATGGGCGATACTTGGGTATATCAGTCTGATCCCGCTGTTCATGGTGATGGAAAAGAACTCTTATGCATCATGTGTCTTCTACGGGACACTCTTCGGCACCTGTCATACGGTATTCAACAGCTACTGGCTGGGAACCTTCAACCTTGTCTCTCTCCAGATCGTGATGATTATTTTTCTCATCTCATATCTCATCTTTATGATTCCGGCAGTGTGGTTGTACCGCCGTGCGGGGCCGCTTCGTTTTCTGGTCTTCCCGGCCGCCTGGGTGGTATTCGATTATCTCCAGTCAATCGGATTCGCCGGCTACCCGTGGGGAATGTTCGGCACCTCGCAATACGGATTTGTCCCGCTGATACAGACAGCGGCGATAACCGGGGTGTGGGGGATTACCTTTATTGTTGTTTTAGCCAATTCGGCGGCGGCACATCTTGTCAACTCACTGCTGGATAATAAACGAAAAGGCATGCTTTTCCCCCTGGGCCTGTTCGGTGGACTCTTTATTCTCGTGCTTTCGGCCGGTTTCATCTATCTCGGTGTCACGAACCGGAATGCGACGGTGGGGAATGGAAGAACGGTCCGCATCGCCCAGATCCAGGACAGTATGGACCCGCGAAAGCACTCGACGTACCAGGTCATGGAAACGCTTATAAAAATCACTCAGAAAGCGCTGGAACAAAAGCCCGATCTCATCGTATGGCCCGAAGGCTCGTTCGATCTCGATTATCTGGCATTCCCTGAAGCGATTGCCGCAAGAAACCTCCGTGAATTTCAGGAGTCAACCGGTACCTGGCTTCTCACCGGGACGGTGGAATACAAGGATAGAGAGTTTGCCCGAAACGCGGGGCCCGAGGAGTTTCTCGATGCGTACAACGCCGCCATGTTGCTTTCGCCTGACGGTGAGGTGGTCCGGCGTTATTATAAAATTCACCTTGTTCCATTTACCGAATATTTTCCGTACGAAAAGGAACTGCCATGGCTGTACAGGATGCTTAAAGAGTTCGATATCAACTGGTGGGAGAAGGGAGAAACACGGGTAATATTCCGTCACCCGAAATTTTCTTTTTTTACACCGATCTGCTATGAGGATGTTTTTCCCGCTGAAATAGCGTTGTTCGTGAGAGACGGGGCGGATGTGATCATGAATCTTTCCAATGATTTCTGGTCGCTTTCACCGGTCGAAGGAAAACAGCATGCGGTCAATGCCTTGTTCAGGGCGGTGGAAAACGCCCGGCCGCTGCTACGGACAACCACATCGGGGCTGACCTGTTACATCGATATTAACGGAAGGATAAAAAAGAGACTGCCGTATTACGAGGAAGGCTATTATGTCGTCGATGTTCCGCTTCCCGATGGAAACCTCACCTTTTATACCATGACGGGAGACTGGTTCCCGTGGTTTTTACTCGCGGGACTCTGTGTCTTGCTGTTTCCGACATTGATGTTATGGATAAGGAAAAAAAGGAAAAGATGACATGAAAAGAAGACAATTGGGAAATACCGGATTGATGGTTTCGGAAATTGGATTCGGAGCGTTTCAGATCGGGGATGAATATGCCCGCGGCCGGATGTCATTACAGGAAGCCGTATCGCTTGTTCATGCCGCCCGTGATGCGGGGTGTAATTTTTTTGACACGGCACCCCTCTATGGCGGGGGAAAAAGTGAGGAAATTCTCGGTGTGGCTTTTTCCGGCAGGAGGGAGGAGGTCATCATCAACACGAAGTGCGGCCATTATCCGGGAGAAACGGGCAGGAACTTCGATCCTGCATTGATCCGGGAAAGCGTCGAGAAGAGTCTCGGCAGATTGAAAACAGATTATATCGATTCCCTTATCCTGCATAATCCGCCCGGGGAACTCCTTTCGGCATCCGCCCCCCACTATGAGGTGTTCGAACGGCTTAAAGAGGAAGGGAAAATTCGCGCCTATGGGGCCTCCCTCGACTGGAGTCATGAACTTTTTGCCCTTATCGATAATACCAAAAGCAGGGTGATAGAGGTCCTTTTCAATATCTTCCATCAGGAACCGAAAACGGCATTCGGCAGGGCGGAGGCAAAGGGGGTGGGACTTATTGTGAAGGTGCCGTTCGATTCGGGGTGGCTTTCCGGCAGGTATGACGGAAACACCATATTTACCGATTTGAGAAGAAGATGGACGCCTGAAATAAAGGCCCGCCGCGAAATCCTTGTCCGGAAAGTGGGAAATCTCATGGCAATGTTCGGCATATCGGACAGTCCCGGGGAATCGTATATCAAAACGGCGCTGGGATTTGTACTCTCTTTCGCCGGAATCTCGACCGTTATCCCCGGTTTCAAGAACCTCAAACAGGTGACCTCATGTTTTTCCGCGGCCGAACAGCCTCTGACAAAAAAACTCATCGTAAGCTTCGAGGAATTATGGAATACCGAATTGAAAGACGATCCGGTGCCGTGGTAGTCTCTAGCCGTTTGACTGAAAGACGGGGATGCCTGGTTACGGCAGATCGACGGTGAACGTGATCGTTCTGACAACGCTGTGGCCGACCGTATCCCGTGCCCTGAACATGTATGAATATGTTCCTTCAGTGAGACCGGTAAGGGGAAGATTCCAGTCGTTGCCGGTAACATCGAGTGATTGGTAGGATGTCCCGTCCAGATACGAAAAGGAGGCCACCCCGTATGCATCCGTCACGGTTCCCTGGATATCGAGGTCGGCCGTCGCGACAATACTCCAGTTCGAAACGGGCTGGGTTATCGTGATGACCGGCGGATACGCGTCATAGTATACGGTGATCGAATCCTCTCCCGCGTAATCGTCGATCCCGGTATAGCAGACGGCGGTAATCGTGTTACTTCCCGGTGAAAGGGTCACCGTGCAGTCGAATTCGCTTTCGCTCGTCGTGTGGACGACGCTGCCGTTGACTTCGAGATCGATATAATCGATATCGTCATAATAGGCCTTCACACTCACCGTGATTCTCGACGAAGCGGTGAGCGTCCCGTCTTCCGGGCCG comes from Spirochaetales bacterium and encodes:
- a CDS encoding glycoside hydrolase family 9 protein, which produces MKGNPIQKSVNYKVFLFCLVLLTGGIFSLSAQQLGDVNRDGTVNIVDALLVAQYYVGLGPSNFSLQAADTNCDGAVTIVDALLIARYYVGLISEFPCGETPEPTNPQATAPPQVTPVQTPAGSVPTPGSLNSLGAAKIRLNQAGYESDDDYKVAVVAGSGGTFTIYDVMTGSSVFSGSCSSLGSDSATGETLYAADFSDLTTPGTYYMTAGNEPSPQFEIRDDMYGKVLYYTLRVYGANRCGPYDSWIHDHCHTLDGSILGSGRAGELAGGWHDCGDHVKFGGTLGYAAAMLLYSYIAFPDSFGDVYGMSYNGTYDSPQPDGIPDVLNEAKVATDYLLNLYDASVQDGLISSNRMYYQVGDGDDDHSWWHKPEYQDDFGQSKGGAPREVWSDITSGVAGRFAASLAMMAIVYDRHDASYASRCLDAAEDIYKIGAARYGQSGYSGGKGYYQADGRMDDDMAFAGIMLYRATGDDYYINDSTGAAYWMHVENKWQFAAYYVLSFPNIFALALHSYHQHAPTVDNSEPEVDTLIVTKDECIEWLKLDVNESAAAADVYGRKWDYGWGTCRYMMGVAATAALAHDLDPSDDSMLKIAKDQMNWVFGRNQFGMSFVVGNADDRWLTKYPQHPHHRAANPDGKNVPELSSYAATELTGATIGGPSGATAFSDKWDDYTSTETGIDYWAGTFFTAAYFIKE
- a CDS encoding extracellular solute-binding protein, which encodes MKKALIMLLVLVVLGATAFAGTQPKGDQKVVVKAMAYGDNSNQEGQNWVRIVEAFEKENPNIDIQYEMLYDEAYHQKVTARLASGDVPHLAYMGADARWGLPWKEAGQQVDHRPFMDTNYYDMSLIPDMGPNGEIYEIPLGTSNICTVLYMNKKLVESLGFTTPTTYEDLVAMVPKAKAAGLDVVSIDGADGWAWGSCLMSCIIARLSGDAHWVSKAVDGQNKFTDKVFVDSLAMITRMRKDGVISEKAVLVDYGANISNFSTEKALFMVQGQWAAGGIDPTVADNTLMLAWPKFPGEKANMAGSVAAAIQVGYGITKAGAADPAVRDAALKFVKYFYSEPETTQRLRDGAIVAPILKNYKVPDDLPSIVKQKVSLAQNAQNTDVIDAFLSGAPNDALNAGMQKIASGTATAQDVANEVQSLLK
- a CDS encoding sugar ABC transporter permease — its product is MKTRNYKMILTYIGFVGPALLIYLFIIAYPIVYSVWLSFTDFNPTVRGGAWNFIGFLQYNTMFTDPLFWHAFKNNMIVVAVSVFGQIPIGFILAYILFRKQIRSRSFFQSMVFLPQFLSTIVIGILFKRLFQADGPIAVLIQTLSHNPAAQFDLMIKPETVMIPIGFALIWMYTGFYMLIFLANLQKIDDSMIEAAQIDGASEPQIFVKIMVPVLSTAILIAVILAIAGSLRGFELIFGMTTRGITRRNAMVLPIFMYQTAFEDYRNPMRFAYGSAISNAIVLISVTLILLSNFIANRLGVGEEHKYG
- a CDS encoding carbohydrate ABC transporter permease, with product MFVWIATVVVYTIAGAVIDIIFNIFKINRFTTKVISYIVFVSWTIITVIPLIWMLYTSFKSNEEITLNPFSLPHDLFDNYNDEYVVIPPQLNVIPDYDIDIDKRERLIVESTTIAPQRRLMVFFLVKEELPPEIANLKVGERLSVSQLPFHMQLKISWDTIWFNFISSFNRGGLGFKFINSVLYSGVSTFFIIILGLMVGFALSKMKFPRMSFFIGGLIGLGYLLSINSVIIPLFLMLSSVNLTDTHFGIILVYIAFGLPMSVMLSTQFLGGLPDSLIESAHIDGASTMHTFISIILPMSIPVAVTIGIIQALGIWNEFLLVLVLASSESTKSLPVGVFSFSSQTSTQYGWQIAALVIAVLPAMIIYFIFNKQISKGVVAGAIKG
- the lnt gene encoding apolipoprotein N-acyltransferase; protein product: MKHAISPLIITGILFLLCSFILLILCFYGPIVLDVKSTVFIYPLYCVKEGPEIDLIRTQFSRRLDGSRRYIVIEREYAERELERNGTTLAEVMKTPSSARYAEAAKIIGADKFIMGYIYIFEDSYELFVNVHITKLAEGVLKEKVTAGSAEELIAKIPVLIGKLDGSEKNYSLPEILYFFALFFHALFGMFLLVQGFHIPFIRERDRLARTIDRLSMRIPELLLMYSLLLFIFSYIYASNANMDYVQKFMATGGKVHLATSTEQERLNAVFRYMPLLGLSCYCFIWMRVKRKRLGMENIINGDFRVLWAFPLTVFSALLASLSLPNFLDISGWAILGYISLIPLFMVMEKNSYASCVFYGTLFGTCHTVFNSYWLGTFNLVSLQIVMIIFLISYLIFMIPAVWLYRRAGPLRFLVFPAAWVVFDYLQSIGFAGYPWGMFGTSQYGFVPLIQTAAITGVWGITFIVVLANSAAAHLVNSLLDNKRKGMLFPLGLFGGLFILVLSAGFIYLGVTNRNATVGNGRTVRIAQIQDSMDPRKHSTYQVMETLIKITQKALEQKPDLIVWPEGSFDLDYLAFPEAIAARNLREFQESTGTWLLTGTVEYKDREFARNAGPEEFLDAYNAAMLLSPDGEVVRRYYKIHLVPFTEYFPYEKELPWLYRMLKEFDINWWEKGETRVIFRHPKFSFFTPICYEDVFPAEIALFVRDGADVIMNLSNDFWSLSPVEGKQHAVNALFRAVENARPLLRTTTSGLTCYIDINGRIKKRLPYYEEGYYVVDVPLPDGNLTFYTMTGDWFPWFLLAGLCVLLFPTLMLWIRKKRKR
- a CDS encoding aldo/keto reductase, giving the protein MKRRQLGNTGLMVSEIGFGAFQIGDEYARGRMSLQEAVSLVHAARDAGCNFFDTAPLYGGGKSEEILGVAFSGRREEVIINTKCGHYPGETGRNFDPALIRESVEKSLGRLKTDYIDSLILHNPPGELLSASAPHYEVFERLKEEGKIRAYGASLDWSHELFALIDNTKSRVIEVLFNIFHQEPKTAFGRAEAKGVGLIVKVPFDSGWLSGRYDGNTIFTDLRRRWTPEIKARREILVRKVGNLMAMFGISDSPGESYIKTALGFVLSFAGISTVIPGFKNLKQVTSCFSAAEQPLTKKLIVSFEELWNTELKDDPVPW